A single region of the Podospora pseudopauciseta strain CBS 411.78 chromosome 1, whole genome shotgun sequence genome encodes:
- a CDS encoding hypothetical protein (COG:S; EggNog:ENOG503PDJF) has product MLLLSATFGGISGRAIFLSFLALTQVTTCQDINTQPVVKVLKLQWTTDQTSPGDPLTLGTFGPDGPWQALPGVMNRHESTATINTTAVSALWPSPWTNISEVMWRSFDVALEAQTTFSTGRYNRLTISSSYFEESRTSRTGDWVPDWDMSIPDIAGNSVRFFHVKAPVAAIQYASISFPAVEGWSFVEDDVEGTLALAPPDKPGSESIIAQLKDSGVVDCNSFGLHMGSPKWNQSGSFTLGGYDAARVMGKVATFDLMEDIDAFEFASWQRYLPRIYLIDVSLGWERGSGPFLKDETFQGKTKSVLAPIPTSMNSTARRQGDQRDNLRDNVMVVPDPTFPFLYLPPGTCEKAAEHLPVHWDDGLKLWFWDDETSQSNDYHYRRLVNSSAYMSFTLRSNRGRYPERDDFPPSQTITIKVPFHLLDFYIEPPLVWSGVQRRRFWPCRSVIPTEGYWKLGRAFLQAAFLGVNYDKNLVYLAQGIGPDPNLPCELTVIRPGDEYISGNPNFLYRNAEDYYQTWASYGKVLEDRRPDQGTPSSPGPESSQTSSLGRGETIGLTVGATIGALLVFCLVFGTTIEKRWRKIARRDGGDAGAGVELGGSDSTVTTQGPAHDVSDAVSPGLPRPPTYKERDQNKSPPPYRP; this is encoded by the exons ATGCTTCTGCTGTCAGCCACATTTGGGGGGATTTCTGGACGG GctatttttctttcctttctggCATTGACCCAAGTCACAACTTGTCAAGACATCAACACACAACCTGTGGTAAAAGTGCTGAAGCTACAATGGACAACCGACCAGACCTCCCCAGGAGATCCGCTTACGCTCGGGACCTTTGGTCCTGATGGGCCGTGGCAAGCCTTGCCTGGAGTAATGAACAGACATGAATCGACTGCTACAATCAATACGACAGCCGTTTCTGCTCTCTGGCCATCGCCATGGACGAACATATCCGAGGTCATGTGGAGAAGCTTTGACGTGGCCCTAGAAGCGCAAACAACCTTCTCAACGGGAAGGTACAATCGACTGACCATATCGTCGTCTTATTTCGAGGAAAGCAGGACGAGCCGTACCGGAGACTGGGTGCCGGACTGGGACATGTCCATCCCAGACATTGCGGGCAACTCGGTCAGGTTCTTCCACGTCAAGGCTCCTGTAGCCGCAATTCAGTACGCCAGCATCAGCTTTCCAGCAGTGGAAGGATGGTCCTTTGTGGAGGACGATGTAGAGGGTACACTAGCTCTCGCACCTCCAGACAAACCAGGCTCAGAGAGCATCATTGCTCAGCTCAAGGACTCTGGCGTTGTGGATTGCAACTCGTTCGGATTGCACATGGGGAGTCCGAAGTGGAACCAAAGCGGCAGCTTCACATTGGGAGGATACGATGCTGCTCGTGTGATGGGCAAAGTAGCCACGTTTGATCTTATGGAAGATATTGACGCTTTCGAATTTGCGTCATGGCAACGCTATCTGCCTCGGATCTACTTGATAGACGTCTCGCTTGGGTGGGAAAGAGGTAGCGGACCCTTTCTAAAAGATGAGACATTTCAAGGAAAGACAAAGTCCGTTTTGGCACCGATCCCTACCAGCATGAACAGCACCGCACGAAGACAAGGAGACCAACGTGACAACCTTAGGGATAATGTCATGGTGGTGCCTGACCCGACATTTCCTTTCCTGTATCTTCCACCTGGCACTTGTGAGAAGGCCGCCGAGCATCTGCCCGTGCACTGGGACGACGGGCTGAAACTCTGGTTTTGGGATGACGAAACATCCCAGAGCAATGACTACCACTATCGCCGCCTTGTCAACTCATCAGCCTACATGAGCTTCACACTACGATCCAACCGCGGCCGCTACCCCGAACGGGACGATTTCCCACCCAGTCAAACAATCACCATCAAGGTCCCCTTCCATCTTCTCGATTTCTACATTGAGCCCCCCCTCGTGTGGAGCGGAGTACAACGGCGACGATTTTGGCCGTGCCGGTCAGTCATTCCAACGGAGGGTTACTGGAAACTCGGCCGCGCGTTCCTCCAGGCGGCCTTTCTCGGCGTCAACTACGACAAAAACCTGGTGTACCTGGCTCAAGGAATAGGTCCTGATCCCAATCTCCCATGCGAGTTGACCGTGATTAGACCAGGTGACGAATATATTTCTGGAAACCCGAATTTCCTCTACAGAAATGCCGAGGATTATTATCAGACCTGGGCAAGTTATGGGAAAGTTCTTGAGGACCGCAGGCCAGATCAGGGAACACCTAGCTCGCCGGGCCCGGAGTCGTCACAGACCTCTTCGCTAGGGCGTGGTGAAACGATTGGGCTTACGGTGGGGGCTACGATCGGTGCCCtcttggtgttttgtttAGTGTTTGGCACGACAATTGAGAAACGATGGCGGAAAATAGCGAGGCgagatggcggtgatgcGGGAGCTGGTGTTGAACTTGGGGGATCAGACTCCACAGTGACGACACAGGGGCCTGCTCATGATGTTAGTGATGCTGTATCGCCAGGATTGCCCAGGCCACCGACGTATAAAGAGAGAGATCAGAATAAGTCGCCTCCACCGTATAGGCCTTAA